The candidate division KSB1 bacterium genome segment ACTGAGAAGGTCTACGAACGCGGGACCGCAGTGACGGACCGGTTTCCCGTCTCCCTGCGGATGGGTGCCTCGTATCGCTTGGGCGAGGACAAAATGCTCGCCAGCGTGGAACTGGAGCAAAATGAAAAGCTCGGCACCCTGTATCGGCTGGGAATAGAGGCGGCAATTGCCAAGCAGTTAGCGCTGCGTGGCGGCCTCAACAACGGTCGCCTGCGGGTGGGTGTTGGATTCATCTTTCCAGTCCTTGGTCATCGCGCCGGGTTGGACTATGCCTATCTCGCGAGCGTGGAAGGCCTGGGCGCCGACCACATGTTCGGATGGGTCTTTTACTTGTGAGACGAGGAGGGCGCTCATGCGACGCGGGCTGTGCGTGCTGCTCCTGGTGAGTGTTGCTCATGGCGGCCAACCGGGCAGTACCGGCTTTGCAGTGCTCAAGCTGACAACCGGTGCGCGGGCGATGGGCATGGCTGGCGCAGGCGGTGTGACTGCCTCGGACGCGAGTGCTGTGTACTCGAACCCCGCAGCCCTCACTACGCTCCGCGGGAGCGAGGTGTATCTGAGCCACAATGAATGGCTGCTGGGTACAGACCACGACGCCGTGGCAGTTGCGGTAGTTGGTGCAAAGCAGGCTTGGGGGGTAAGTGTGGCTCACTTGGCAGTGGGGGACATCGAGTTGCGCACCGGCCCTTCAACCGAGCCGCTGGCGTTGGTCTCCGCCCACGAAGTAGTGGTCGGCCTGAGCTACGCGAGGCGCTGGCATCCCCGGGTGCAGTTGGGCGCCACGGCAAAATACGTGTACAGCAAAATCTATCTCGATACCGCCAGTGGGGGAGCCGTGGACCTGGGTGCGCGGTACGAAACAGGTCTGGCGGGTATGGTCTGCGGTGTGGCGCTGCGAAACCTTGGGGGAACAGGTAGGCTTCGCGATGAGCGGATTGCGTTACCATTTCAGCTCCAGGCTGGGGTGGCGTTACCGATGAGCCTCGACGCTTGGGATACACAGTTCCTCCTCGCCTCTGACCTCGTGGCCGAGCGCGGTCAAACGCTACGCATGCTCGTGGGGCTGGAAGGAGTGGTGCGCGGAATCGCAGCATTGCGTGTAGGCTATGCTGGCGGGTATGCGACGCATGGATTGTCTGCTGGGCTCGGCCTGCGCAGTGGCCGATATCGCATAGATTACGCGTATACGCCATTCAAGGACCAACTGGGCGCCACCCAGCAGCTCTCCTTGTCCATAGGTCTTGGGAAGCGATAAGGACGGAGGTGGCATGGCTAAGTATCGCATCGCGTGGTTGCCAGGAGACGGTATCGGTCGAGATGTCATGGACGCCGCGCGCATCGTGCTGGACAAGCTCCAGTTTGACGCTGAGTACATCCCCGGCGACATTGGCTGGGAGTTTTGGTGCAAGGAAGGTAATCCGCTTCCTGACCGCACCATCAAACTGCTCAAGGAAACCGACTGCTGCCTGTTCGGAGCGATAACGTCCAAGCCGAAAGAGGAGGCAGAAAAGGAGCTGAGCCCTGAGCTGCAGGGCAAGGGGCTCGTCTACTCCAGCCCGATTGTGCGCTTGCGGCAGGAGTTCAATCTCCGCACCAATTTGCGCCCGTGCCGCGCCTATGAGGGCAATCCCTTGAACTACCGGGAAGGGATTGACCTCGTGGTGTTCCGCGAAAACACCGAAGATCTCTACGCCGGGGTGGAATTCCACCCAGTGCCTCGGGCGGTGCGCAGCGTACTGGAGGAATATCATCCCAAGATGCGGCGCTTCGCCGGCGTCCCCGACGAGGATATGGCAATCTCGCTGCGTATCGTGACCCGCCAGGCCAGCCGGAATATCGTCCGCGATGCGTTC includes the following:
- a CDS encoding PorV/PorQ family protein, which encodes MRRGLCVLLLVSVAHGGQPGSTGFAVLKLTTGARAMGMAGAGGVTASDASAVYSNPAALTTLRGSEVYLSHNEWLLGTDHDAVAVAVVGAKQAWGVSVAHLAVGDIELRTGPSTEPLALVSAHEVVVGLSYARRWHPRVQLGATAKYVYSKIYLDTASGGAVDLGARYETGLAGMVCGVALRNLGGTGRLRDERIALPFQLQAGVALPMSLDAWDTQFLLASDLVAERGQTLRMLVGLEGVVRGIAALRVGYAGGYATHGLSAGLGLRSGRYRIDYAYTPFKDQLGATQQLSLSIGLGKR
- a CDS encoding isocitrate/isopropylmalate dehydrogenase family protein encodes the protein MAKYRIAWLPGDGIGRDVMDAARIVLDKLQFDAEYIPGDIGWEFWCKEGNPLPDRTIKLLKETDCCLFGAITSKPKEEAEKELSPELQGKGLVYSSPIVRLRQEFNLRTNLRPCRAYEGNPLNYREGIDLVVFRENTEDLYAGVEFHPVPRAVRSVLEEYHPKMRRFAGVPDEDMAISLRIVTRQASRNIVRDAFEYARKHGYKSVTVVEKPNVVRETSGLMIREARNVAQEYPDIQLWEANIDAMCMWLLKNPLDYGVLVTSNMFGDIISDLCAQLVGGMGFASSGNIGDNYAIFEPTHGSAPKYAGQYKVNPMAMLLAVKLMFDWLDETEMAQRLEGAIAQVIKEGKVRTYDMGGNASTLDMARAVASKL